One part of the Tachyglossus aculeatus isolate mTacAcu1 chromosome 26, mTacAcu1.pri, whole genome shotgun sequence genome encodes these proteins:
- the KIRREL2 gene encoding kin of IRRE-like protein 2: MLQILLLFGCGAVGAGMGGVGAPHFIQQPQDQTVVLGEAVALRCALDGYRGLVQWTKDGLALGGERDLPGWSRYWIAGNGAGGRHDLHIAGVELGDEAEYECQATQAALRSRPARLRVLIPPEAPEVVGGPALALVAGVRTNLTCLSHGAKPAPELLWFRGGVRMEGASYSKMVLADGVREAAQSSLTYTPSAQDDGATISCRAQSPALPQGRSTNVSVSLQYPPVVTLSVQPQTAPAGDRVSFLCGASANPPVTGYRWAKGGELLPAARGPLLEVVADPSFLTEPVSCEVTNPVGSANLSTVLDVQFGPLLLTPPDSVAVDAGTDATFACHWRGNPAPRVSWMRRGEAQVLGTGPILRLLEVTAKDAGSYVCQAETGPGGSGVAQREAQLTVHGPPAVITLFSPPVTLGAPARLECLVHGSPTPDTVVWSWGEGELGSGARGRYLVETGPAPEGEGQQALLLVLRISATHETDFAHDFNCTARNRLGEAVAQTTLRRQEALPVLLTAAGAAAGLTILLLATVGGTLCCWTPGQGSRSRLNKPDVLVQIQTSDSGSSAPGPDEEETKEALGPSNESPGTSHTERSEILEEELGAELKDPTNGYYKVRSVSKDLPGPFPVGPRALYPPPPPSPLFAPGSQLHHSTPRFSPPPALIPPDGLYLPVPYSHAFTTCAHQPPAPRFSYATLPRLDGGWGGHQRLQTHV, encoded by the exons ATGCTGCAGATTCTCCTACTCTTCGGCTGCGGTGCGGTGGGCGCAGGTATGGGGgggg TCGGGGCACCGCACTTCATTCAACAACCGCAGGACCAGACGGTGGTCCTTGGGGAGGCGGTGGCGCTGCGCTGTGCTCTGGACGGCTACAGGGGCTTGGTACAGTGGACAAAGGATGGACTGGCGCTGGGTGGCGAGAGGGACCTGCCAG GCTGGTCCCGCTACTGGATCGCGGGGAACGGAGCGGGTGGGCGGCACGACCTACACATCGCGGGGGTCGAGTTGGGAGACGAGGCGGAGTACGAGTGTCAAGCTACACAGGCCGCCTTGCGCTCCCGCCCCGCCCGGCTGCGCGTGCTCA TTCCCCCCGAAGCCCCCGAGGTGGTTGGGGGCCCGGCCCTGGCCCTGGTCGCTGGAGTCCGGACGAACCTGACCTGCCTCAGTCACGGCGCCAAACCGGCTCCGGAGCTGTTGTGGTTCCGGGGCGGAGTACGGATGGAGGGCGCTTCCTACAGCAAG ATGGTGTTGGCCGACGGGGTGCGGGAGGCGGCCCAGAGCTCCCTGACATACACGCCCTCGGCCCAGGACGACGGAGCGACGATCAGCTGCCGGGCCCAGAGTCCCGCCCTGCCCCAGGGCCGGAGCACCAACGTGTCCGTCAGCCTGCAGT ATCCCCCCGTAGTGACTCTGTCGGTGCAGCCCCAGACGGCGCCAGCCGGCGACAGGGTCAGCTTCCTGTGCGGGGCCTCGGCCAACCCACCGGTCACCGGCTACAG GTGGGCGAAGGGTGGGGAGCTGCTCCCCGCGGCTCGGGGTCCCCTTCTGGAGGTTGTGGCTGACCCCTCCTTCCTGACGGAGCCTGTGTCCTGCGAAGTCACCAACCCCGTGGGCAGCGCTaacctcagcacagtgctggatGTGCAGT TCGGGCCGCTCCTCCTGACGCCCCCGGACTCAGTAGCCGTGGACGCAGGGACTGATGCCACCTTCGCTTGCCACTGGAGGGGAAACCCGGCCCCCAGGGTGTCCTGGATGCGCCGAGGGGAAGCTCAG GTTTTGGGCACGGGACCGATTCTGCGGCTGCTGGAGGTGACCGCAAAAGATGCTGGGAGCTACGTGTGCCAGGCGGAGACAGGGCCTGGAGGGAGTGGCGTGGCCCAGCGGGAAGCCCAACTGACTGTGCATG GTCCCCCTGCGGTCATCACCCTCTTCTCACCCCCGGTCACCCTGGGGGCCCCGGCCCGGCTTGAGTGTCTAGTGCACGGCTCCCCAACGCCTGACACAGTG GTCTGgtcctggggagagggggaactgGGCTCTGGGGCGCGAGGCCGCTACCTGGTGGAGACTGGACCAGCTCCCGAGGGGGAGGGGCAGCAGGCCCTGCTGTTGGTGCTGCGGATTTCTGCCACGCACGAAACAGACTTCGCTCACGACTTCAACTGCACCGCTCGCAACCGCCTTGGGGAGGCTGTGGCCCAGACCACTCTGCGCCGacagg AGGCCCTGCCTGTGCTGCTGACCGCGGCCGGAGCTGCCGCGGGCCTCACAATCCTGCTCCTGGCCACGGTGGGCGGGACCCTCTGCTGCTGGACCCCGGGACAAG gtTCCCGCAGCCGCCTCAACAAACCAGACGTCCTAGTGCAGATCCAGACCAGCGACAGTGGCTCCAGCGCCCCAGGCCCTGACGAGGAGGAGACCAAAGAGGCCCTG GGCCCCAGCAATGAGTCCCCTGGGACATCCCACACAGAGAGGAGTGAGAtcctggaggaggagctgggggcagAGCTCAAA GACCCCACCAATGGCTACTACAAGGTTCGCAGTGTTAGCAAGGACCTCCCGGGGCCATTCCCTGTGGGACCCCGGGCCCTGTACCCTCCCCCGCCACCATCCCCACTCTTTGCCCCcgggtcccagctccaccactccacCCCCCgcttttcccctcccccagccctcatcCCACCCGATGGTCTCTACCTCCCAGTGCCCTACAGCCATGCCTTCACCACCTGTGCccaccagccccctgccccccgcttTTCCTATGCCACTCTCCCCCGCctggatgggggctgggggggtcacCAGCGGCTGCAGACCCACGTGTGA
- the APLP1 gene encoding amyloid-like protein 1 isoform X1: protein MGRRTGPGAGLKARPGVRGHPRRSRSRRSRGGAEPKLQDPGTGPGPKPRPRPGPGPGPGSARRSHSSTMGLAPAAAPTLRRRRRRLGLLLPFPLPPLLLLLLPPGPGSRAPAGATATSAAGEVVGDPQVALGCGTLSLHRDLRTGRWQPDPQRSHGCFRGPHQVLAYCQQMYPELRVGRVEAAEPIPMARWCRGAPGERCPHHVIVPYRCLPGEFVSDALLVPEHCRFGHQERMAECESAAHRQRQAQEACRAEGFELRDSGMLLPCGPGRFRGVEYVCCPPSGPPPPTAPQEAGPSETPTLAPTPGREREREEEKEEDEEGEEFPVPVDDYFVEPPGAEEEEEEEEEEEGGRRPSTHPPSGVSKVTPTPRPTDGVDVYFEAPGAGGEHAGFLQAKTDLEERRMRQINEVMKEWAEADHQAKSLPKADRQALNEHFQSILQTLEEQVSGERQRLVETHLARVAALLNDHRRATLEAFLAALQEPQPQAERVLQALRRYLRAERKDQRHTLRHYQHVAAVDAEKAEQMRFQVQTHLRVIEERMNQSLGLLYQDRHLAQRLHPHVQELLRSEGLGPGALPSVEELTPSGGSSEDGGSRLPEIEDESATATEKGLTAGEGGEGAPPEGEVTSVELQVNVSLGAVRGVAFRSPEIQRDELEPGPGGGLARGALAGLLVVAVAVGGVVLSLLLVRRRRPYGAISHGVVEVDPILNLEEPKPSSLQPHGYENPTYRCLEERG, encoded by the exons atggggaggaggacggggCCTGGAGCCGGGTTGAAG GCCCGGCCCGGCGTGCGGGGTCACCCGAGACGCAGCCGGAGCCGTAGGTCGCGCGGGGGAGCCGAACCGAAGCTCCAGGACCCGGGGACGGGACCGGGGCCGAAACCGAGACCGAGACCggggccgggaccgggaccggggtcCGCCCGCCGCAGCCACAGCTCAACCATGGGACTCGCTCCGGCCGCCGCCCCcaccctccgccgccgccgccgccgccttggTCTCCTGCTCCCGTTCCCGCTCCCGCCGCTGCTGTTGCTGCTCCTACCGCCGGGGCCCGGGAGCCGAGCTCCGGCCGGAGCCACCGCCACCAGCGCCGCCGGGgag GTTGTGGGGGACCCCCAGGTGGCCCTGGGCTGCGGGACGCTGTCCCTGCACCGGGACCTGCGGACGGGCCGCTGGCAGCCGGACCCCCAGCGCTCCCACGGCTGCTTCCGGGGCCCTCACCAAGTCTTGGCCTACTGCCAGCAG ATGTACCCGGAGCTGCGGGTGGGACGGGTGGAGGCGGCTGAGCCGATTCCCATGGCTCGCTGGTgccggggggccccgggggagcGCTGTCCTCACCACGTCATCGTCCCGTACCGTTGTCTGC CGGGCGAATTCGTGAGCGACGCGCTGCTCGTGCCGGAGCACTGCAGGTTCGGGCACCAGGAGCGCATGGCGGAGTGCGAAAGCGCTGCCCACCGGCAGCGCCAGGCCCAGGAG gcttGTCGTGCTGAGGGCTTCGAACTACGAGATTCCGGGATGCTGCTGCCATGCGGGCCCGGCCGGTTCCGGGGCGTCGAGTACGTCtgctgtcctccttctggccccccgccccccaccgctcCCCAAGAAGCCGGGCCCAG CGAGACCCCCACCTTAGCGCCCACCCcgggcagggaaagggagagggaagaggagaaagaggaggacgaggagggagaagagttcccCGTCCCAGTGGACGATTATTTTGTGGAGCCGCCAGGagccgaagaggaggaggaggaagaggaggaggaggagggaggtcggCGTCCTAGCACCCATCCCCCTTCAGGGGTCAGCAAGG TGACCCCCACGCCACGGCCCACCGACGGAGTGGACGTTTACTTCGAGGCtccgggggccggcggggagcaCGCCGGCTTTCTGCAGGCTAAGACGGAtctggaggagcggaggatgcggcaGATCAACGAG GTAATGAAGGAGTGGGCTGAGGCCGACCACCAGGCCAAAAGTTTGCCCAAGGCTGACAGACAGGCCCTCAACGAG cacttCCAGTCGATCCTGCAGACCCTGGAGGAGCAGGTGTCCGGTGAGCGGCAGCGGCTGGTGGAAACCCACCTGGCCCGTGTGGCCGCGCTCCTCAATGACCATCGCCGGGCCACGCTCGAGGCCTTCCTGGCTGCTTTGCAGGAACCGCAGCCCCAG GCGGAGCGAGTGCTGCAGGCTTTGCGGCGCTACCTTCGGGCGGAGCGGAAGGATCAGAGACACACGCTGCGCCACTACCAGCACGTGGCGGCCGTGGACGCTGAGAAGGCCGAGCAGATGAGGTTCCAG gtTCAGACTCACCTGCGCGTTATTGAAGAGAGGATGAACCAGAGCCTGGGGCTGCTTTACCAAGACCGCCATCTCGCCCAGAGGCTTCACCCTCACGTCC AAGAACTCCTGCGCTCAGAAGGCCTGGGGCCAGGGGCGCTGCCCAGTGTAGAGGAACTAACCCCCTCGGGGGGCAGCAGCGAAGATGGGGGCTCCCGCCTCCCTGAGATTGAGGATG AGTCCGCAACGGCCACTGAAAAAG GGTTGacggcaggagagggaggagagggggccccTCCGGAGGGCGAAGTCACTTCGGTGGAGCTACAG GTGAATGTATCGTTGGGGGCCGTGAGGGGGGTCGCCTTCCGTTCCCCCGAGATCCAGAGGGACGAGCTG GagccggggccgggcgggggcctGGCGCGGGGGGCTCTGGCCGGGCTCCTGGTCGTTGCCGTGGCCGTGGGCGGTGTCGTCTTGTCGCTGCTACTGGTGCGTCGGCGGAGACCCTACGGGGCCATCAGTCACGGCGTGGTGGAG GTGGACCCGATTCTGAACTTGGAGGAGCCGAAGCCGAGCTCTCTCCAGCCCCACGGCTACGAGAACCCGACTTACCGCTGCCTGGAGGAGCGAGGCTAA
- the APLP1 gene encoding amyloid-like protein 1 isoform X2 yields the protein MGRRTGPGAGLKARPGVRGHPRRSRSRRSRGGAEPKLQDPGTGPGPKPRPRPGPGPGPGSARRSHSSTMGLAPAAAPTLRRRRRRLGLLLPFPLPPLLLLLLPPGPGSRAPAGATATSAAGEVVGDPQVALGCGTLSLHRDLRTGRWQPDPQRSHGCFRGPHQVLAYCQQMYPELRVGRVEAAEPIPMARWCRGAPGERCPHHVIVPYRCLPGEFVSDALLVPEHCRFGHQERMAECESAAHRQRQAQEACRAEGFELRDSGMLLPCGPGRFRGVEYVCCPPSGPPPPTAPQEAGPSETPTLAPTPGREREREEEKEEDEEGEEFPVPVDDYFVEPPGAEEEEEEEEEEEGGRRPSTHPPSGVSKVTPTPRPTDGVDVYFEAPGAGGEHAGFLQAKTDLEERRMRQINEVMKEWAEADHQAKSLPKADRQALNEHFQSILQTLEEQVSGERQRLVETHLARVAALLNDHRRATLEAFLAALQEPQPQAERVLQALRRYLRAERKDQRHTLRHYQHVAAVDAEKAEQMRFQVQTHLRVIEERMNQSLGLLYQDRHLAQRLHPHVQELLRSEGLGPGALPSVEELTPSGGSSEDGGSRLPEIEDGLTAGEGGEGAPPEGEVTSVELQVNVSLGAVRGVAFRSPEIQRDELEPGPGGGLARGALAGLLVVAVAVGGVVLSLLLVRRRRPYGAISHGVVEVDPILNLEEPKPSSLQPHGYENPTYRCLEERG from the exons atggggaggaggacggggCCTGGAGCCGGGTTGAAG GCCCGGCCCGGCGTGCGGGGTCACCCGAGACGCAGCCGGAGCCGTAGGTCGCGCGGGGGAGCCGAACCGAAGCTCCAGGACCCGGGGACGGGACCGGGGCCGAAACCGAGACCGAGACCggggccgggaccgggaccggggtcCGCCCGCCGCAGCCACAGCTCAACCATGGGACTCGCTCCGGCCGCCGCCCCcaccctccgccgccgccgccgccgccttggTCTCCTGCTCCCGTTCCCGCTCCCGCCGCTGCTGTTGCTGCTCCTACCGCCGGGGCCCGGGAGCCGAGCTCCGGCCGGAGCCACCGCCACCAGCGCCGCCGGGgag GTTGTGGGGGACCCCCAGGTGGCCCTGGGCTGCGGGACGCTGTCCCTGCACCGGGACCTGCGGACGGGCCGCTGGCAGCCGGACCCCCAGCGCTCCCACGGCTGCTTCCGGGGCCCTCACCAAGTCTTGGCCTACTGCCAGCAG ATGTACCCGGAGCTGCGGGTGGGACGGGTGGAGGCGGCTGAGCCGATTCCCATGGCTCGCTGGTgccggggggccccgggggagcGCTGTCCTCACCACGTCATCGTCCCGTACCGTTGTCTGC CGGGCGAATTCGTGAGCGACGCGCTGCTCGTGCCGGAGCACTGCAGGTTCGGGCACCAGGAGCGCATGGCGGAGTGCGAAAGCGCTGCCCACCGGCAGCGCCAGGCCCAGGAG gcttGTCGTGCTGAGGGCTTCGAACTACGAGATTCCGGGATGCTGCTGCCATGCGGGCCCGGCCGGTTCCGGGGCGTCGAGTACGTCtgctgtcctccttctggccccccgccccccaccgctcCCCAAGAAGCCGGGCCCAG CGAGACCCCCACCTTAGCGCCCACCCcgggcagggaaagggagagggaagaggagaaagaggaggacgaggagggagaagagttcccCGTCCCAGTGGACGATTATTTTGTGGAGCCGCCAGGagccgaagaggaggaggaggaagaggaggaggaggagggaggtcggCGTCCTAGCACCCATCCCCCTTCAGGGGTCAGCAAGG TGACCCCCACGCCACGGCCCACCGACGGAGTGGACGTTTACTTCGAGGCtccgggggccggcggggagcaCGCCGGCTTTCTGCAGGCTAAGACGGAtctggaggagcggaggatgcggcaGATCAACGAG GTAATGAAGGAGTGGGCTGAGGCCGACCACCAGGCCAAAAGTTTGCCCAAGGCTGACAGACAGGCCCTCAACGAG cacttCCAGTCGATCCTGCAGACCCTGGAGGAGCAGGTGTCCGGTGAGCGGCAGCGGCTGGTGGAAACCCACCTGGCCCGTGTGGCCGCGCTCCTCAATGACCATCGCCGGGCCACGCTCGAGGCCTTCCTGGCTGCTTTGCAGGAACCGCAGCCCCAG GCGGAGCGAGTGCTGCAGGCTTTGCGGCGCTACCTTCGGGCGGAGCGGAAGGATCAGAGACACACGCTGCGCCACTACCAGCACGTGGCGGCCGTGGACGCTGAGAAGGCCGAGCAGATGAGGTTCCAG gtTCAGACTCACCTGCGCGTTATTGAAGAGAGGATGAACCAGAGCCTGGGGCTGCTTTACCAAGACCGCCATCTCGCCCAGAGGCTTCACCCTCACGTCC AAGAACTCCTGCGCTCAGAAGGCCTGGGGCCAGGGGCGCTGCCCAGTGTAGAGGAACTAACCCCCTCGGGGGGCAGCAGCGAAGATGGGGGCTCCCGCCTCCCTGAGATTGAGGATG GGTTGacggcaggagagggaggagagggggccccTCCGGAGGGCGAAGTCACTTCGGTGGAGCTACAG GTGAATGTATCGTTGGGGGCCGTGAGGGGGGTCGCCTTCCGTTCCCCCGAGATCCAGAGGGACGAGCTG GagccggggccgggcgggggcctGGCGCGGGGGGCTCTGGCCGGGCTCCTGGTCGTTGCCGTGGCCGTGGGCGGTGTCGTCTTGTCGCTGCTACTGGTGCGTCGGCGGAGACCCTACGGGGCCATCAGTCACGGCGTGGTGGAG GTGGACCCGATTCTGAACTTGGAGGAGCCGAAGCCGAGCTCTCTCCAGCCCCACGGCTACGAGAACCCGACTTACCGCTGCCTGGAGGAGCGAGGCTAA